A genome region from Pseudomonas pergaminensis includes the following:
- a CDS encoding SDR family NAD(P)-dependent oxidoreductase, translating to MTLSNSRQLEGKVALITGASSGIGRAAAVVLAQRGAKIVAAARRQSELDDVVAEITANGGTASSIVVDVTREADIIAMVTFAVDTYGKLDIAFNNAGTEGVFAPLVEQDNARFDLVFEPNVRGVFNCMKYQAKVMLEQGFGSIINNASMGGVIGFENAALYIGTKHAIVGMTKTASIEWFKRGVRVNALCPGLIETPFHHRGIWPSVDAQHAFAASTPASRFGTAEEMATVVAFLGSEDASYVSGHALLADGGYSVA from the coding sequence ATGACCCTTTCCAACTCCCGTCAACTCGAAGGCAAAGTCGCGCTGATCACCGGCGCCAGTTCCGGCATTGGTCGCGCGGCCGCTGTCGTCCTGGCCCAGCGCGGCGCGAAGATCGTGGCTGCTGCCCGCCGGCAGAGCGAGCTGGACGACGTGGTTGCCGAGATCACTGCCAATGGCGGCACCGCGTCCTCCATCGTCGTCGACGTGACCCGCGAAGCCGACATCATCGCCATGGTCACATTTGCCGTGGACACCTATGGCAAGCTGGACATCGCCTTCAACAATGCCGGCACCGAAGGCGTGTTCGCGCCGCTGGTCGAACAGGACAATGCACGCTTCGACCTGGTGTTCGAGCCGAATGTGCGCGGGGTTTTCAACTGCATGAAGTACCAAGCCAAGGTCATGCTCGAACAGGGTTTTGGCAGCATCATCAATAACGCGTCCATGGGTGGCGTGATCGGTTTCGAGAATGCCGCGCTGTATATCGGCACCAAGCACGCCATTGTCGGTATGACCAAGACCGCGTCCATCGAATGGTTCAAGCGGGGCGTGCGGGTCAACGCGCTGTGCCCGGGCCTGATCGAGACGCCGTTCCACCATCGCGGGATCTGGCCGTCGGTGGATGCCCAGCACGCTTTCGCCGCCAGCACACCGGCCAGCCGGTTTGGCACGGCCGAAGAGATGGCGACGGTGGTGGCGTTCCTAGGGTCGGAAGATGCCAGCTACGTGTCCGGCCATGCCTTGCTGGCAGATGGCGGCTACTCGGTGGCCTGA
- a CDS encoding OprD family porin has product MIKQSSLLALAVCAGISQMAFAESVSDQADAKGFIEGSSITGLLRNYYMNRNREGGRADNRDWTQGAMLNYASGFTQGTIGFGVDAYAYGGLKLDATHEYAGTGNLPTDRHGDPEDAYGSVGAAVKIKVSKTQLKFGDMQPTAPVFATGGTRLLPQTATGFDLTSSEIAGLDLEAGHFTSTNSGMTSNHDHDIYATYANIAANSASFVGGKYTFTPSLSATLYAGELEDIWRQYYTNLNYVIALAHDQSLALDGNLYRTLDTGSAKAGAINNTTYSVAAAYSFLQAHTLTLSFQKVHGDTPFDYIGTGNNGAGEGGDSVYLANSVQWGDFNGPGEQSWGIRYDLNVASYGVPGLSFMARYINGSDINGTHTPSHSAYVGDYGADGAHHETDVEAKYVIQSGPAKNLSLRLRDAIVASNADQRDGDLNELRLIVDYPFTLL; this is encoded by the coding sequence ATGATTAAACAGTCGAGCCTGTTAGCACTGGCGGTGTGTGCCGGTATCAGCCAAATGGCCTTTGCAGAGTCCGTCAGCGACCAGGCAGATGCCAAGGGGTTTATCGAGGGCAGCAGCATCACCGGGCTGCTGCGCAACTACTACATGAACCGCAACCGTGAAGGCGGTCGGGCTGACAACCGCGACTGGACCCAAGGCGCAATGCTCAACTACGCCTCGGGCTTTACCCAAGGCACCATTGGTTTCGGGGTGGATGCCTATGCCTACGGCGGGCTGAAACTGGATGCCACCCATGAATACGCGGGCACCGGCAACCTGCCGACCGACCGGCACGGCGATCCCGAAGACGCCTACGGCTCGGTCGGCGCCGCCGTGAAAATCAAAGTGTCCAAGACCCAACTCAAATTCGGTGACATGCAGCCCACCGCGCCCGTCTTCGCCACCGGTGGCACGCGCCTGTTGCCGCAGACCGCCACCGGTTTCGACCTGACCAGCAGCGAAATCGCCGGCCTGGACCTGGAAGCCGGGCACTTCACCAGCACCAACAGCGGCATGACCAGCAACCATGACCACGATATCTATGCGACCTACGCCAACATCGCCGCCAACAGCGCAAGCTTTGTCGGCGGCAAATACACCTTTACCCCGTCCCTGAGCGCCACGCTGTATGCCGGCGAGCTGGAAGACATCTGGCGCCAGTACTACACCAACCTCAACTACGTGATTGCGCTGGCGCATGACCAGTCCCTGGCGCTGGACGGCAACCTGTACCGTACCCTCGACACGGGCAGCGCCAAGGCCGGGGCGATCAATAACACCACCTACTCGGTGGCGGCAGCCTACTCGTTCCTGCAAGCGCACACGCTGACGCTGTCGTTCCAGAAAGTGCATGGCGACACGCCGTTCGACTACATCGGCACTGGCAACAACGGTGCGGGCGAAGGCGGTGATTCGGTGTACCTGGCCAACTCGGTGCAATGGGGCGACTTCAACGGCCCGGGCGAGCAGTCGTGGGGTATCCGTTATGACCTCAACGTGGCCAGTTATGGCGTGCCGGGGCTGAGTTTCATGGCGCGCTACATCAACGGTTCGGACATCAATGGCACCCACACCCCGAGCCACAGCGCCTACGTAGGCGACTACGGTGCCGATGGCGCCCACCACGAGACGGATGTGGAAGCCAAGTACGTGATCCAGAGCGGTCCGGCGAAAAACCTGTCGTTGCGCCTGCGTGATGCGATCGTGGCCTCAAACGCCGACCAGCGCGATGGTGATCTCAATGAGCTGCGGTTGATCGTCGACTATCCGTTTACCCTGCTGTAA
- a CDS encoding DMT family transporter, which yields MDTSIRRGSWEMIAAMLISGTIGWFVLVSGVSVIEVVFWRCVIGGLTLLLVCALLGYLRLDLLSWVKLGLAMLSGVAIVGNWLLLFESYSRASIAISTAVYNVQPFMLVMLAAVFLGEKITVQKLAWLSVAFLGMLAIVTAHGDQQTGDDYLTGIALALGAAFLYAIAALIIKRLKAVPPHLMALIQVTTGALLLAPLVPWNSLPVTTNAWAALVTLGVVHTGLMYVLLYGAIQKLPTALTGALSFIYPIAAIFVDWIAFGHRLGWLQWLGVVAILLAAAGLQRGWWWPRSQRVSAYPGK from the coding sequence ATGGACACATCCATCCGTCGCGGGTCGTGGGAAATGATCGCCGCTATGCTGATCTCAGGCACCATTGGCTGGTTTGTACTGGTGTCAGGCGTGTCGGTGATCGAAGTGGTGTTCTGGCGCTGCGTGATCGGCGGGCTGACGCTGTTGCTGGTCTGCGCGTTGCTCGGTTACCTGCGCCTGGACCTGCTCAGTTGGGTCAAGCTTGGCCTGGCGATGCTCAGTGGCGTGGCGATTGTCGGCAACTGGTTGCTGCTGTTCGAATCCTATTCGCGCGCATCTATTGCTATCAGCACGGCGGTGTACAACGTGCAGCCGTTCATGCTGGTGATGCTGGCGGCGGTGTTCCTGGGTGAAAAGATCACCGTGCAGAAACTGGCGTGGCTGAGCGTGGCGTTCCTGGGAATGTTGGCGATTGTGACTGCCCACGGCGATCAACAGACCGGCGACGATTACCTCACAGGCATCGCGTTGGCGTTGGGCGCAGCCTTCCTGTATGCGATTGCGGCGCTGATCATCAAGCGTCTGAAAGCAGTGCCGCCACATTTGATGGCGTTGATCCAGGTGACCACCGGCGCACTGTTACTGGCGCCGCTGGTGCCGTGGAATAGCCTGCCGGTCACGACCAATGCCTGGGCGGCACTGGTGACGCTCGGCGTGGTGCATACCGGCCTGATGTATGTCTTGCTGTACGGCGCGATCCAGAAGTTGCCGACAGCCCTGACCGGCGCGCTGTCGTTTATCTACCCGATTGCGGCGATCTTCGTCGATTGGATCGCCTTCGGGCATCGCCTGGGCTGGCTGCAATGGCTGGGGGTGGTGGCGATCCTGCTGGCGGCCGCCGGGTTGCAGCGGGGCTGGTGGTGGCCCCGCTCCCAGCGTGTCAGTGCGTACCCTGGAAAATGA
- a CDS encoding RidA family protein, with translation MANHDLHYTPDPDADSISSDVIGFNGILVSTQIPTRADGSLELGDITLQSECTLQALKVALEKAGSSMDRVMHLTIYLTDMADRAAFNEVYKRFFAKPWPVRAAVGVAALAVDGMRVEVTAMAAQA, from the coding sequence ATGGCAAACCACGACCTGCACTACACCCCGGACCCCGATGCCGACTCGATCTCTTCGGACGTGATCGGCTTCAACGGCATCCTGGTGTCCACCCAGATTCCGACCCGCGCCGATGGCAGCCTGGAACTGGGCGACATCACCCTGCAAAGCGAATGCACCCTGCAAGCCCTGAAAGTCGCCCTGGAAAAGGCCGGCAGCTCCATGGACCGGGTGATGCACCTGACCATTTATCTGACCGACATGGCCGACCGCGCTGCCTTTAACGAGGTCTACAAACGCTTCTTCGCCAAGCCCTGGCCCGTGCGCGCGGCAGTTGGCGTGGCGGCGTTGGCGGTCGATGGCATGCGCGTGGAAGTCACCGCGATGGCCGCTCAGGCCTGA
- a CDS encoding LysR family transcriptional regulator → MSLKSTHLPALIAFECVARHLNFARAAAEMEVTPTAMSKTIKQLEAQLGVRLFNRTTRSVALTESGSQLLDTLAPALEQIRFSVQQVHDTASRPYGALKINSSYVAYASLIEPHVAAFLTQYPDITLDIALDNGLSDIIGEGFDAGIRLGQALQRDMIAVPLGTSQPMVAVAAPAYLACSAPLDTPEDLLAHDCIHQRLSSRGPYMDWTFRIGKATVAIEVKGRLVLDEMRTTLSAARLGCGVALVFRPFAQADIASGALVALLEHYAAPAETFHLYYANRAQMPGKLRAFIDFFQTRNRQATE, encoded by the coding sequence ATGAGCCTGAAATCCACCCACTTGCCGGCGCTGATCGCGTTCGAATGTGTGGCCCGTCATCTGAATTTCGCGCGGGCGGCAGCCGAGATGGAGGTCACGCCGACGGCCATGTCCAAGACCATCAAGCAGCTTGAAGCGCAATTGGGTGTGCGCCTGTTCAACCGCACCACCCGCAGCGTGGCGCTGACCGAGTCCGGCAGCCAGCTGCTCGACACCCTGGCACCGGCACTGGAGCAGATTCGCTTCTCGGTGCAGCAAGTGCACGACACCGCCAGCCGCCCTTACGGCGCGTTGAAGATCAACAGTTCCTACGTGGCCTATGCCTCGCTGATCGAGCCGCACGTGGCGGCATTCCTCACGCAGTACCCGGATATCACCTTGGATATCGCCCTCGATAATGGCTTGAGCGACATCATTGGCGAAGGTTTCGATGCCGGCATTCGCCTGGGCCAGGCCTTGCAGCGCGACATGATCGCCGTGCCGCTGGGCACGTCGCAGCCGATGGTGGCCGTGGCGGCGCCCGCGTACCTGGCGTGCTCGGCACCGCTGGACACACCCGAAGACCTGCTGGCCCACGACTGCATCCACCAGCGCCTGAGCAGCCGCGGGCCGTACATGGATTGGACGTTTCGCATCGGCAAGGCCACTGTCGCGATCGAGGTGAAGGGGCGCCTGGTGCTGGATGAAATGCGCACCACCTTGTCGGCTGCGCGCCTGGGTTGCGGCGTGGCCCTGGTGTTCCGCCCGTTTGCCCAGGCGGATATCGCCAGCGGTGCACTGGTGGCGTTGCTGGAACATTACGCGGCGCCCGCCGAGACCTTCCACCTGTATTACGCCAACCGTGCGCAAATGCCCGGAAAGCTCCGGGCATTTATCGACTTCTTCCAGACCCGTAACCGTCAGGCCACCGAGTAG
- a CDS encoding isocitrate lyase/PEP mutase family protein has translation MPKISHSALRRKFRELLATPTCVETASVFDPMSARIAADLGFEVGILGGSVASLQVLAAPDFALITLSEFVEQATRIGRVAQLPFIADADHGYGNALNVMRTVEELERAGVAALTIEDTLLPAQFGRKSTDLISIEEGIGKVRAALEARVDPELSIIARTNAGVLPTEAVIERTLAYQKAGADGICMVGVADFEHLEKIAENLTVPLMLVTYGNPKLNDAKRLASLGVRVVVAGHGAYFAAIKATYDSLRAQRQLTHSTDNLSATELTHTYTLPENYVAWAEEFMDVKE, from the coding sequence ATGCCAAAGATTTCTCACTCAGCCCTGCGCCGCAAATTCCGTGAATTGCTTGCTACCCCAACCTGCGTTGAAACCGCGTCCGTCTTTGACCCGATGTCCGCGCGTATTGCCGCTGACCTGGGTTTCGAAGTCGGCATCCTCGGTGGCTCCGTTGCTTCGTTGCAGGTACTGGCCGCGCCCGATTTCGCGTTGATCACCCTGAGTGAGTTCGTTGAGCAAGCCACCCGTATTGGCCGTGTTGCCCAGTTGCCGTTCATCGCCGATGCCGACCATGGCTACGGTAACGCGCTGAACGTGATGCGCACTGTCGAAGAGCTTGAGCGTGCCGGTGTGGCCGCGTTGACCATTGAAGACACGTTGCTGCCGGCGCAATTCGGGCGCAAGTCCACCGACCTGATTTCCATTGAAGAAGGCATCGGCAAGGTCCGCGCGGCGCTGGAAGCCCGTGTTGATCCAGAGTTGTCGATCATTGCCCGCACCAACGCTGGTGTGTTGCCGACCGAGGCTGTGATCGAGCGCACCCTGGCGTATCAGAAAGCCGGTGCCGATGGGATTTGCATGGTGGGTGTGGCGGATTTCGAGCATCTGGAGAAGATCGCCGAGAACCTGACCGTGCCGCTGATGCTGGTGACGTATGGCAATCCCAAGCTCAATGACGCCAAGCGTCTGGCCAGCCTCGGTGTGCGTGTGGTGGTTGCCGGCCATGGTGCCTACTTTGCCGCGATCAAGGCGACCTACGACAGCCTGCGTGCCCAGCGCCAGTTGACCCACAGCACCGATAACCTCAGTGCTACCGAGTTGACGCACACCTATACCTTGCCTGAAAACTACGTGGCCTGGGCTGAAGAGTTCATGGACGTCAAAGAGTAA
- a CDS encoding peptidase U32 family protein gives MSLPKHHLELLSPARDVAIAREAILHGADAVYIGGPSFGARHNACNDVSDIAQLVEFARRYHARVFTTINTILHDNELEPARKLIHQLYDAGVDALIVQDLGVMELDIPPIELHASTQTDIRTLGRAKFLDQAGFSQLVLARELNLQEIRAIADETDAAIEFFIHGALCVAFSGQCNISHAQNGRSANRGDCSQACRLPYTLKDDQGRVVAFEKHLLSMKDNNQSANIRALVEAGVRSFKIEGRYKDMGYVKNITAYYRQRLDEILEDRPDLARASSGRTAHFFLPDPEKTFHRGSTDYFVTDRKVDIGAFDTPTFTGLPVGVVEKAGKRDLQVVTHEPLSNGDGLNVLVKREVVGFRANIAEPKGEFEEDGEKRYRYRVEPNEMPAGLHQLRPNHPLNRNLDHNWQQALLKTSSERRIGLTWKARLREAQLDVTATSEEGISASITLPGPFGVANKPEQALDTLRDLLGQLGTTEYHATNIQLDAPQAFFIPNSQLKALRREVIEALTAARVAAHPRGGRKAETSPPPVYPDAHLSFLANVYNQKARDFYHRHGVKLIDAAFEAHEETGEVPVMITKHCLRFSFNLCPKQAKGVTGVKTKVAPMQLIHGDEVLTLKFDCKPCEMHVVGKIKGHILGLPQPGSVVEHFNPENIIFQGTH, from the coding sequence ATGTCCTTGCCCAAGCATCACCTGGAATTGCTCAGCCCTGCCCGCGATGTCGCCATCGCGCGCGAGGCTATCCTGCATGGCGCCGACGCCGTGTACATCGGCGGCCCGAGCTTCGGCGCGCGCCATAACGCCTGCAACGATGTGAGCGACATCGCTCAACTGGTGGAATTCGCCCGCCGTTACCACGCGCGCGTGTTCACCACGATCAACACCATCTTGCATGACAACGAACTGGAACCCGCGCGCAAGCTGATCCATCAGCTCTACGATGCCGGCGTCGACGCGTTGATCGTGCAGGACCTGGGCGTGATGGAACTGGATATCCCGCCCATCGAGCTGCACGCCAGCACCCAGACCGACATTCGTACCCTGGGCCGCGCCAAGTTTCTCGACCAGGCCGGTTTCTCGCAGTTGGTATTGGCCCGTGAGCTGAACCTGCAAGAGATCCGTGCCATCGCCGACGAAACCGATGCCGCCATCGAATTCTTCATCCACGGCGCCCTGTGCGTGGCGTTCTCGGGGCAGTGCAACATCTCCCACGCGCAGAACGGCCGCAGCGCCAACCGTGGCGACTGCTCCCAGGCCTGCCGCCTGCCGTACACGCTCAAAGACGATCAAGGTCGCGTCGTGGCCTTTGAGAAGCACCTGCTGTCGATGAAAGACAACAACCAGAGCGCCAACATTCGCGCGCTGGTCGAAGCCGGGGTGCGTTCGTTCAAGATCGAAGGCCGCTACAAGGACATGGGCTATGTGAAGAACATCACCGCCTATTACCGCCAGCGCCTCGACGAGATCCTTGAAGACCGCCCGGACCTGGCCCGCGCTTCCAGCGGCCGCACCGCGCACTTCTTCCTGCCCGACCCGGAAAAGACCTTCCATCGTGGCAGCACCGATTATTTCGTGACTGACCGCAAGGTCGACATCGGCGCCTTCGACACCCCGACCTTCACCGGCCTGCCGGTGGGTGTGGTGGAAAAAGCCGGCAAGCGCGACCTGCAGGTGGTCACCCATGAGCCGCTGTCCAACGGCGATGGCCTCAACGTGCTGGTCAAGCGTGAAGTGGTGGGTTTCCGCGCCAATATCGCCGAGCCTAAAGGCGAGTTCGAGGAAGACGGCGAGAAGCGCTACCGCTACCGCGTCGAGCCGAATGAAATGCCGGCGGGCTTGCATCAACTGCGCCCGAACCACCCGCTGAACCGTAACCTGGACCACAACTGGCAACAGGCGCTGCTCAAGACCTCATCCGAGCGCCGTATCGGCCTGACCTGGAAAGCACGTCTGCGCGAAGCGCAGTTGGACGTCACCGCCACCAGCGAAGAAGGCATCAGCGCCAGCATCACCCTGCCCGGCCCGTTCGGCGTGGCCAACAAGCCGGAACAGGCGCTGGACACCCTGCGCGACCTGCTCGGCCAACTGGGCACCACCGAGTACCACGCGACCAATATCCAGCTGGATGCGCCACAGGCGTTCTTCATCCCCAACTCACAGCTCAAGGCCCTGCGCCGCGAAGTGATCGAGGCGCTGACCGCTGCCCGCGTCGCCGCTCACCCACGCGGTGGCCGCAAGGCCGAGACCTCGCCGCCGCCGGTCTACCCGGACGCGCACCTGTCGTTCCTGGCCAACGTCTACAACCAGAAAGCCCGCGACTTCTACCATCGCCACGGGGTGAAGCTGATCGACGCTGCCTTCGAAGCCCACGAAGAAACCGGCGAAGTCCCGGTGATGATCACCAAGCACTGCCTGCGCTTCTCGTTCAACCTGTGCCCTAAACAGGCCAAGGGGGTCACGGGCGTGAAGACCAAGGTCGCGCCGATGCAGTTGATCCACGGCGATGAAGTGCTGACCCTGAAGTTCGACTGCAAACCCTGCGAGATGCACGTGGTGGGCAAAATCAAGGGGCATATCCTCGGCCTGCCGCAGCCGGGCAGCGTGGTGGAGCATTTCAACCCGGAAAACATCATTTTCCAGGGTACGCACTGA
- the fabF gene encoding beta-ketoacyl-ACP synthase II gives MSKRIVVTGMGALTPLGADVESTWQRLLAGQSGIRRLPEELIGDLAVSIGGQVQSVQQDPQAGFDPDRLLAAKEQRKMDRFILFALAAADEALKQAGWAPVTAEAQERTATIIASGVGGFPAIADAVRTTDSKGPRRLSPFTIPSFLSNMAAGHVSINYGLKGPLGAPVTACAAGVQAIGDAARMIRAGEVDVAVCGGAEAAIHRVSLAGFAAARALSSDFNDRPAQASRPFDQARDGFVMGEGAGILVIEDLEHALARGAQPIAELVGYGTSADAYHMTAGPEDGDGARRAMQQALRQAGIEAAQVQYLNAHATSTPVGDKGELAAIRTVFGANGSPAISSTKSATGHLLGAAGGIEAIFTVLALRDQVAPVTLNLEVPDALADGLDLLRGAARPMPIEYALSNGFGFGGVNASVLFRRWA, from the coding sequence ATGAGTAAACGCATCGTTGTGACAGGCATGGGCGCGCTGACGCCGCTCGGCGCTGACGTGGAGTCAACCTGGCAACGCCTGCTGGCCGGGCAGTCGGGCATTCGTCGCCTGCCGGAAGAACTGATCGGAGACCTGGCCGTGAGCATCGGCGGCCAGGTGCAAAGCGTGCAGCAGGATCCGCAAGCCGGGTTCGATCCCGACCGGCTGTTGGCGGCCAAGGAGCAGCGCAAGATGGACCGCTTCATCCTGTTCGCCCTGGCGGCGGCAGATGAAGCCTTGAAACAGGCCGGCTGGGCACCCGTTACCGCCGAAGCGCAGGAACGCACCGCAACCATCATCGCCTCGGGCGTCGGCGGCTTCCCGGCAATTGCCGATGCGGTGCGCACCACCGACAGCAAGGGCCCGCGGCGGTTGTCACCGTTCACCATCCCCTCCTTCCTGAGCAACATGGCCGCCGGGCATGTGTCGATCAACTACGGTTTGAAGGGGCCGCTGGGCGCGCCGGTGACCGCGTGTGCGGCAGGCGTGCAGGCGATTGGTGACGCGGCACGGATGATTCGGGCAGGTGAAGTCGATGTGGCGGTGTGTGGGGGCGCCGAAGCGGCGATCCATCGCGTCAGCCTGGCCGGGTTTGCGGCGGCGCGGGCGTTGTCCAGTGACTTCAATGACCGCCCGGCGCAAGCTTCGCGGCCATTCGACCAGGCACGTGACGGGTTTGTCATGGGCGAAGGCGCCGGCATCCTGGTGATCGAAGACCTGGAGCACGCCCTGGCGCGCGGCGCACAGCCGATTGCCGAATTGGTGGGTTACGGCACCAGCGCCGACGCCTATCACATGACCGCCGGCCCGGAAGACGGCGACGGCGCACGACGTGCCATGCAGCAAGCCTTGCGCCAGGCAGGAATCGAGGCGGCCCAGGTGCAGTACTTGAACGCTCACGCTACTTCCACACCAGTGGGCGATAAAGGCGAACTGGCGGCGATCAGGACGGTATTTGGCGCTAACGGCAGCCCGGCGATCAGCTCGACCAAATCCGCCACCGGTCACCTGTTGGGCGCTGCGGGCGGTATCGAAGCCATCTTCACCGTACTCGCCCTGCGCGATCAGGTCGCCCCGGTCACCCTCAACCTGGAAGTCCCCGACGCGCTTGCGGATGGCCTGGACCTGCTGCGCGGTGCAGCCCGGCCGATGCCGATTGAATACGCGCTGTCCAACGGCTTCGGCTTTGGCGGCGTGAATGCCAGCGTGCTGTTCCGCCGCTGGGCGTAG
- a CDS encoding Lrp/AsnC family transcriptional regulator, whose protein sequence is MIDTIDQQLIAALMDDSRLSLKALAGITGLSSPSVGERLRRLEERGVLTHYTVDIDPKHFGYLLQAIVRIRPLPGKLHEVERQIQAIPEFTECDKVTGDDCFIARLHVRTMDHLDSLLDKLNAYAETNTAIVKKTPVKRRLPPLGDS, encoded by the coding sequence ATGATTGACACCATCGACCAGCAACTGATCGCGGCTTTGATGGACGACTCGCGCCTGTCCCTGAAGGCCTTGGCCGGGATTACCGGGCTGTCCTCACCCAGTGTCGGCGAACGCCTGCGCCGCCTTGAAGAGCGCGGCGTGTTGACCCATTACACCGTCGACATCGACCCCAAGCATTTCGGCTATCTGCTCCAGGCCATTGTGCGCATCCGCCCATTGCCCGGCAAATTGCATGAGGTGGAGCGGCAGATCCAGGCGATCCCGGAATTCACTGAGTGCGACAAGGTCACCGGTGACGACTGCTTTATCGCGCGCCTGCATGTGCGCACCATGGATCACCTGGACAGCCTGCTCGATAAACTGAACGCCTATGCCGAAACCAACACGGCCATCGTCAAGAAAACCCCGGTGAAACGGCGTTTGCCGCCCCTGGGGGATTCGTGA
- a CDS encoding winged helix-turn-helix transcriptional regulator has translation MQRKSLTRDECPIARSLDRVGEWWSILIMRDALQGLRRFDEFSRSLGIAPNMLTRRLNALVEAGMLERQAYSERPPRYEYVPTAKGEDFRMVLMSLVAWGNRHYAEEGTSVELVERATGTPVQPMLARADGQQVPLDQCVLQAGPAASAGMRERLALLDAKR, from the coding sequence ATGCAACGCAAGTCCCTCACCCGCGACGAATGCCCCATCGCCCGCAGCCTCGACCGGGTAGGGGAGTGGTGGAGCATCCTGATCATGCGCGACGCGCTGCAGGGCCTGCGCCGCTTCGATGAGTTTTCCCGCAGCCTGGGCATCGCGCCCAATATGCTCACACGCCGCCTGAACGCGTTGGTGGAGGCCGGCATGCTGGAGCGCCAGGCCTACAGTGAGCGGCCACCGCGCTATGAATATGTGCCGACGGCAAAGGGCGAGGATTTCCGCATGGTGCTGATGTCGCTGGTGGCCTGGGGCAACCGGCATTACGCCGAGGAGGGCACCAGTGTGGAGTTGGTAGAGCGTGCGACAGGCACGCCCGTGCAGCCGATGTTGGCGCGTGCCGACGGCCAGCAAGTACCGCTTGATCAGTGCGTGTTGCAGGCCGGCCCGGCGGCGAGTGCCGGCATGCGCGAACGCCTGGCGTTGCTTGATGCAAAGCGCTGA